GGAGTGAATCGCTCGCCTATTTTAACACGATGTATTTATGGCGGTGTCGACGCAGTGATAGTGTAAGGTGATAGTGTTTCATGCGACTATTACACTTTCCGGATGTCCTACCGCGCTGTTAATGCAGCATCGAGGTACGTCTACATCAACAAAACCttttacgataattatttCCGACCAAATGTACATTCGCCCAAGTGTGCGATAAACGCTGACAATCATTGCAACGCCAACGTCCATATGTCGTAAACATGGCTCGACAACCTTTTTTTTCCGGAAACATCTTgtcgaatatttcaaacatgTGTCGAGACAGCTTCGAGACGATATATGAATTCCGTTCGCTTCGTCTCGTCACTTGATCGCAATGACTCGTTGACTTTTTTCCATTGCAGCATGCAACATTGCACGCCGAGcgtattcattttatttaacatcgCGAGCCTAATGCCGGTGAATTGTGCAAACAATTCGCGATCGGTTTGATGTTGCAAGGTCATGTGCGACAATTAAGTTGGCAAATATTTCGATATCGATCGATCTTTATTTGCCGTGCAAGCGTAGTACCTTGATTCGTTGGTATGGACGCGATAACGTCGATCGGGCGAATCGAGTGATAATTGGAATTCACGTTATCGTGCAATATTGATGCGCCCGTTTTGGAATCCACCTGTCTGCTGCGTGACTTTTCAAGGGCTGATGATTCATTGCCGGGATTAAGGACGGCGGCGTTATTAAGGAATGCTCGCCAGCTGAGTCTCGTTTCTAATTGCACTTCGGCATTGAAGATGCTTGTTCATCTTACGGTCCGCGTCGCCAAATTGAATCCTTCTTGGACAACGGATATTCAACGCGAAAGGAGATGTAAATTAACGTAACGTCTCTTACCGtccatttataaataactatttgaaataaaagttgGTCAAAATGGGAAAAGGTAAATGATATACGGAGGATATATAATGTGAGCTCTCGCAGTTTGTCAAGATTACATCCTCTTGCCTATCGGGGACATGAGCTACTCTCGAAATTAGTTTCGCGCGTTTCACTCGAAAACGCTTGCCGCCTGACTTGCTTTTGGGATCGAAAAGGGCAGCTCTgctgaatttatttttcatcctTCTCCACGActgctctttctctctcgacgAGAAATGTATACGGCGCTGCGGCGTGTGTTCCAAgccgaaagaaaaaaaatgcaatattatgaTTCGCATCACGACTGCGTAGCCAGGCTTAATCTTTCGATTCAGGTCAATCGCATTTCTTACCGGCGTGTAGTGCGTGGTacgaaaattcaattaaagttTCAATCCATTCGTGGCTATTGTTCCGTGAGGCGCGAGATTGCGCTCTTTCGGCTGAGTCCTGATTTGACCGTTTTATTTACCGGCGCGGCAGCCCGGGAGACGCAAAACTAAAATCGCGTCGCCTCCGCGGAACTGTTCATTCAATCAATTTAGGAGCTATTTTGGGATAACGCTCGCCCCCGGTAGTTTTATCACTCGGATAAACTAACTGATTAAAGCGCCGGAAACAATGCACGCAAATCGCGACGTTTTTTTCATCCGCCTCTGTTTCTTACGCCGCTCGGCTGGTCGCAAAATGTGGGGTATTCCAGAATTACATGTGCGCTGGCAAGTGAGGGGGTTTAAaagtcttttatttttaactttgaatCACTGTTTCTGAATAAACCGACGCTACTTCGACATTTGCAATATTCGCCAAgatataagatttaaaaaaacagcgattttttaaataaaataaaataaacaccgTTTTCCTCGCAAACTTGGTTTCAGACATAAATCACCTTTTTTTTCACAGCCAATCTATATATCGAATGACCTAACAATTCTACTATTCTCGGATTTCACGTCGCCAAATATAGCAATCTTTCTCCGACCGTTTAGGGGAAGTGCGAGAATTCAAGGAAATTCCAGAATTTTCCAGAATCTAAGGAATCTCCAGAGGACACAACAACTTTACCCTAGCCGCTCACAATTGAAAAGAGCTAATGCCGCGCACGCTTTTCTTCCGTTTGCCCGTCTGAATAAAAAGCAAGGAAATTCGTTGTCAACCGTGCGAAAGCTTTCCAGAAACATTCGAATTTCATACGAAAGAATTGTGCGAAAGTTTAATTTCATAGAAATGCGAGGTTACATAAATGCCGCTTCTCTCGGATTTTTATGACAGCCGCGACTTCCTTGATCGATATTACTGATTCGAGCTCTTCTTGGAACTGGCCCAAACTAGAAGTCTTCTGCATTCTCTCCCGTTGAATCGCATTTTTCACACGTCGCTGCAGCAGATCGGAACGATTCGCTATAAACAACGTTTATCATTTCACGATGCGACAATTGTGGAAATACAGAACGGACGTGATGAAAAACatgttataattagaaatatgtgATGAGAAAAACATACTCTTTTACCACGAGCGGAATCTACATCGcccgttttttatttattctatgaaGAGATTAACAAACGACTGGAATGACACTTTTCACATGAAATAATCCGATTAATTTCAACCGCCAATCTAAacgaaatgaaatattacgtTGTTTGCATAGACGACACACAATCTAGTCAACATAGCCAGCGGCGATGTTGTCTGACAGAGCAACTAATAAGTGACTAATTGCAGCCGGCATTTAACATCGATGacgcaaaataatgaaatatcgcCCCGTCAATTTGGACGCAAAGCCGAagcaaaattctttaaataaataaatatatcgcaGAAGTGCGCGATAAACACAGATTGAATAAATCCCGATGTGAAACACAAAATTACAGATTCTGACGCAAACGCGGCCGCTTGCTTCGCGTAATGACGCGTTACGCTAACTCCTTTACGGATGAAAAGAGAACGAGGGGGGGGAGCGAGAGGGGGGGAGCCGCAGCTGAAATCGCGGCCGGCGGCGACGAGGGTTAACGGTACGCGACGAGGGACACTGCTGCTCGCccccgcgcgcgcgtgctTAATTGATTTCCCCTCTTCGGTCGCTGAAAACTCGCCTGTAATTGAGCAGGACATTAATAACTCCGCGCACTGAATAATTCGCAGAAACGTACGTCCCCAAAGTCTCGAGCGACGTGCCGGTGGACTTATCGATTTCAGATTAGCACGTAAATCGACAGGCGGAGGGAAAGTGCAGGAGCCTCGGCGAGGATGCAGAGAAGGGATTCCGCCCACGCATCCGCTTGTCCCGGGGTCATTTGGGGATTCATTTTGATATTCCGGCTATTTCACTTCCTTTTATATCGGGCGTCCTTCGTCGGTATTCTCGATCCCCTCGTCagtcttctctttctctctttctccgaaTGTACCTTCCTCGGAAAGCGTCTTCGAATTTCTCGTTTATGGCTCCCCAGAGACCCCAAGCATCGTCTTGCTTCTTGAAGAATCCAATTTTAAACCCGGaagtaaagagagagagagagagaaagagagagagagagcgaggtTAAAAGTTCAGTAACACAGATACCGATGGAACGATCGAGTTGACAACTTGTTTCGTCGAATGAAAGATTTGGACGCGTGTCGAAAAAGGACGAAAGAATCAATTCGGTTAAAGCTCGACCGGAAACACGGAGCACTTTCAGCACTCGTAATATCGACGTAATATCGCACGACGCAACGATTGTTTATTCATTCACTCCTCCCGCCTCTCTCCACCCCCCCTCGcccttcttctttctctctgtatTCCGTGCCTGACTTTAGCTAGACGAGAACACTACCCCATTATCGCCGGTCGAATAGATCCGGGTTCGTTAACCCGTGATACGCCGATATATCGACAGGCGGCTTCATCTGATCACACATGCATAAAGCCATCGGCGCTTGAGAGCAGCGCTCGCTCTCCCCCGTCGTTGTGCATCGCGCCGCGACCTTGATGGCAATTTGCGTTGACCTTGCGTTTTGTTGCGGGAGATCAGTCGAACGGTAACGCGACGCTTGACGTCACAGCATCACTTTTAACGGCGAAACTTCGATCTCGCATCATTTCCGCAAGTCGTTCCGCGTTTCGCTACGGAAACTTTCGGAACGAACCGTATCTCGTCTTCTCCCGTGGTGCTTTTAGCGTTAAAtagttaactttttttttcacaaatttctcGTGAAAGAACTTCTCTCGGCCAGGGCGGATCaactgtgaaaaaaaaaaaaaaaagccgaACGACAAAGcgtctaaattatattttcttttatgaatTTCCCGATATTTAGCGCAGCTGCGGGAAATGCTCTTCCCGGATTCATGATTAAGCGCCGCGGGGAACTTTTTATTcgatcgagagagaaaaaactgACGGATAATAAAGTAAATCTTCAGTCGTGCGAGCGGCGGCCTGAAACATTGCGCGAAGCGATTGCTGGAAGGGAAGTGTTTACAGTGTCGAACCGGGGCGCATTTTGCCGTCCGCTATGACGATCGTTTATTATTGTCGCAGTTTGTTGCACGGGCGCGCGATACGGAACGGCGGAAGTTGAGAAACGGAAGCGCAATGCATCACTGCCCgactctctccctctctctttctctctctttcacccGAGTTAAATGATCTTTCCGAAGATAAAGTGCCTTTATTCACTTGTAAACTTCATATATATAACGCTAGGTCCACATTTCTTCGTGCACATCGCCGCAGATGTAGAGAATGAATCGATTGTGTGACAAGTTAAAACGCACCGTTCGATCAATTTCCGTAGTTTCTTATTGccgtttttatatatgtttaatgaTTGCTCAATACTCATTGATCAATTAATGCCAACGACATTGGGCAAATATATCGTTACCGATAGCAGCTGTAAAAATAGCCCATGTAAACGTGCCTTAATATATATTCGATGAATATCTCTGTTTCTGCTAGTGAAATGTTCGATATTTTTGTCCAATTTTCTCAATCCGATATGCCTCCATAAATGATGAGAGTGAAGGCACGTTCTCGTCGTTCAAGTGTATCATAAGACAAGGAATTAAAAATGGAAGGAACTATAGAGAGCGTACGAGCAGGCAGTTATTTAAAGCGAAGAAAAAGACGAACGCTTCGAAAATCCCCTAAAACTTACAGATACGCTATCTATTTATCCAACACATAAGGAATACCTAGAATCcgaaaataagattaaagaatttaatctcTATTGCATCTCCGAGCAAGATATCACTGAAAAATAATCAACAATGTGATTTCAAGCCGTTGTTTAATCGAGAATGTACACAATTTGGTTTGTTAAACCGCTTATACGCGCAAACTAATCATAGATTGTACATACGTAAACAAGAAGCGTGAATAATTAAATGGAATAGAAATGGATTTGAAGCTATGTACAGGCAATTTCCTTTCAAAGCACAATAGGACCGGACATTGAAAGTTCACCAAAGAACAGTAGCTTATTGTGCGCCGCTTAGTGTAAGCGGAACTCGCAGTCGGCGATTCTTTCTCACTTTTATAtcgttaatatatatacgtcgtcgaattaaaaattccttttacaaatttaGACTACAATTAAATTCCATGTATTGATTCGTTCTATAACTCGCGatcttaattgtaaatttccTGATTAATTTAGAGTCGACGGTTTCCCAGCAAAAATGTTGAGggaagtaattattttttacaatcttcCAATCTTTGATGTTACACAACTTTctaactaaattaattaaaattctattaaagtccctttcaaattaattaggaaataGGAAATACGATTTCATCGTTCAAGTTCTAAAGCTTGGCTTGCAAGAAATCCTCTCCCTTTTCCTCGATCGTTTGCAAGTGGGAAAAAGTCGGCTGTAATTTTGACGAAGAAATTTTCGCCATTAAAGTTGAAATCGGGAATGTTCTGTCGCGTTACATCTATTACATTCGAACAAGACAGACCAAGTAAATAGAGGAATTTTACTGGATATTTCAGTGTACGTGCGGGGGTGACTGGAGTGATGGGATGGGGCCAGAGCCCCATGGAGTTCGGGTAGACCCGTCTCCGGCCCAGCTCCCCAGCCCCCTCCGCCATCGATATCGCCACTGCTCCTGCCAGCGACGCAGAGGGCCGCCTCGATCGCGATGGAGGCCTCTAAGAATCAACAACAGAAAGAGAAGGAGCCACGCGTTCACAGGCCTTGCGCCTTTGACAAGGTACGTGTCTGCGCGCAGAGTCTTTGTATTTGTAACCAGTAAGAAGATTTCGACGAGCGAAAGCAAGATCGCTTCACTGCTTTTTCtgtcaaaacaaaaaatcagATCTACAACAGATACGTTCGTAAAAAGTCTTGTAGCTTTGTACGTTAAATCTTTGAATCGCCGAACCTTCGTTGCAAGCGGCAATTTCCAGTAATCAATCGATTGATTTGCGATGATCTCTCGCGCAGATGGAGGGGCTGGTGCGGGAGATGCAAGACCCTGAGAGCGGGGTACCCGTGCGCAGCCAGAAACTATTTCTCACCTCGATCCCTTCAGCGTTCATGGGTGAGTGCCATCGGTACCTGCGTTGTGGCGTAAGCGTAAGCGGCCGTCACGGCCAGGACACTACAGTAGGCTGCCTGCGTGTTGCAGGTTACGATCTCATCGAGTGGCTGATAGACCGGCTTGCCATCGAAGAATCAGGTATGGATTCATATGTCTACCGCTGATCGCGCACTGCCGGCTGCCCCCCTGCCGTTGCCgcatctctttttctcgccTGCGACATGCGACGCTCTGTCTAAGGATACGCTAACGATACTGTCTCGATACTTTCGCTTCGCTATAAATCCCCATATCCGCATCGACACTTTCAGCTTGGTGGCTTCGTTGATTACATGCTAAACACATTACACCAGACAGGATTTTCGCTCgccaaatataaattaatgcgCCTCATTGCGAGAAACAATGTATAATGCAGAATCCGCGCGATTCACTGTTCCGGAgagtgaatattttgaaacaatttatccGGCCTTCTGGATTTTtcatccttttttttccccctcgcGCGCGACGATTCGTCTGTGCAAATGAAGAACGTAAATTTCATTGGGTTTCCCGTTTCGCCGCGAGGCGAGCGTAATAATTTGCGCCGAGTGAGTTTAGCGAGAATTAATGCGCTCGTAATTCGGAGAGGTAGTTGAGGAATtcgttaatatttatgttttatgaaaatagaTTAACAACATTTATGACGATACGTCAGTCGAATTAAAgtcgaattaattatttttgtaataatagcTTGGGGCTGATTCTCCACGAGTGCCGGTTAAAGTATAGCGCAActtgttgtttaaaaaaaaaaataaaattattatttatcgtggACGTGAACGCATGTTCGCTGGCAAGAGGGATGGTGGCTATGAACAGACAAAACTCTACCAAAACTCCATGACACAGAGCGATGTGGCATCGTTTAAGTGACCTGCACGGCCCTAAGCGATACTTAGAGGCTTCTGTCGCATTTAAGGCATTTTCTCAGATTTAAAAGATACATTATTATGTTTGATAGCAGAGGCGGTCCATATTGCTAATCAACTATGCCAGTATGGCTACTTCTTCCCGGTGAATGACTCCAAGACGCTTGCTGTTAAGGACGATAGTTCTCTATATAGGTTTCAGGTAAGTTGCATCCGGGAATAATTGAATCGACTGGAATAATGTAACTGTTTCTTCtttcgaaattgaaaaattgttttttaaaacgtCAGAGAAATTTTGTCGCCCTAAGCGATATCgagctaaataaaaatacgacgGCTATTTGCATTAGATTTAAAATCTACGTAGTGATGAAAGAATGTTTCATTTTGCGCTAATATTTTGATTACGTTAGGAAACGATTTGCGCgagaaattgaaaagaaattcaCTGCTTGCAACGTTATTTCAGCCAATTCCAATGAATGCTTTGCCAATTAAGGAATAGAAGTTCTGATTCGTTCAGCATATTTTGATTCtcatcttaaaattaatacacatAGACACCCTACTATTGGCCGTGGCAACACAGAACCCCCGACAATGTGGAGTACGCGATTTATCTGGCTAAACGAACGCTGAAGAACAAACAACGCCATGCTCTCGAGGACTACGAAGTCGTACGTAAATTCGTGCTGTGTTATTGCGATATAGAATATCGAAGAATTCACTTTCAGactttcctaaaaaaaaacctACTATTTCTTCAGGAAGCTTTTAACAGCCTACGTAAAAACTTGCAGAACAAATGGGACATAATACAACTTCAAGCCGAGGAACAGGTGAATAACTATCCGTATATGTCGGATCTATATTTTCCATCAATCATTTATCGAGAGTATAGCTCCGCGTAATGCCGATCTCGCATATTCGAGCACGTGACTTCTTGAAATGCTGCTGATTGTGTGGGCTCAGGTACGCCTTGCTAAGGAGCGCAAGAAGGGGGACAAGATAGTGAGCGATTCGCAGGAACGAGCATTTTGGAGAGTCTACCGGCCGCCACCCGGTTGCCTCAGTAGCCTGGAAGTCGTGCCCGTACCCACCCGTTTTCGCCCCGGACTTCCGCGACCTCCGTCACGCAAACGCACTCTTACCGATCTGCAACGCGAGGTGAGCATTGATTATTCACGGCGCCTCTTCACACCCCTTCGAGATTCTTATTTCGCTCCATTTtaattcaatcaattttactcgcaattttttatcgcgattAATCAAGAGATGTTGTAAGAATATGTGTTAGTacacttttaataatattctaatgCCTGCAATTCCACGTTATACAAGTCAAATaagattgttaatattatgaCAAAGAAggttaaatattgattaaaaagtgTCATTTCCATATCGATAAAGTTTTAcgcttaataaaataaagaattggATGAAATTACAATGCGTGCAATTCGATATATGTTTATCAGGTTGCCCTTCTACGGAACAGCTTGACTCGCACGAGGATAAAGGTCTCGACTGCGGTGGAAAATCTGAAATCATACTTCGAAACGTATGTGAAATATGACCCGATGTTCGCGCAGCCGCAACCTTCCAATCCATGGATCACCGACGATCACACGTTTTGGCAACTGAATAGCCCTTTGTGAGTAATCGAAATCCGATATACGCGAGTAATTGAAATCCGATTATCTATGGTAACGCGATAAGTTTAATAACGTAATTTGACGCGCATCCAGAGTGGAAGTTCCTACAGAGAAGCGTGTCCAGCGATGGGCGCTGTCGATGGAAGAACTTATGTCTGATCCTACAGGTAGAACTTTTCGATCGCATTAATAGAGTATCGCGCACATTCCGTTGGCCGAACACTCACGAACACTATTCTGCCCGCAACAGGTTTACAAGAGTTCacgaattatttaagaaaggAGTACAGCCACGAGAACATAAGATTTTGGCTGGCGGTCAAAGATCTCAGGCACAGTTCCCAAGCACAAATACCCGACAAAGTCAACGAAATTTTTAGGTATGCATTATTGCGTATTAATCAGCCGTCATTGCATGATTTTGATGTGTGAAAATAATCGACTTGTGAACGCTGAAAACACGCAGAGAATTCCTGGCGCCTGGAGCTCCCTGCGAGATTAACATAGACGGCAAAACGATGGAGAAGGTTCATCAAGAGATGAAGAATCCGAGCAGATTTACGTTCGACTCCGCGGCGGAGCATGTATATACGCTACTTCTGAAGAAGGACTGCTATCCTAGATTTATCCGCTCCGATCAGTATCGCAATCTCTTAGCTGCCGGCGTGCAACCCTTACAAAAGAAGAGGTGAGCCTCCCCTCTCGTTAATAAAGCGCGTTTAACAACGCAACGATCCTCGCAAAAACACTccgcttttctttctttccccAGATTTTTCAGCTTCGGCGGTCAGGTCAAGAAGAAAGTTTCCTCCACTTCGACGCCAACGTCCAACACTCTCGCTAACATAggtagcggcggcggcggcaaaCGTAGAGGCAGCGACCGGAGTCTGTCCGGAAGCGCCCACGAGCTCGCCATATGTGGTGTCCGCGATGTCGCAACCGCGTCGCGAGTGCCGCACTCCCACAGCCAATCAAACCTCACCGACATTCCATACAGGTACGCGAGGGTTGCGGGAGAGAAATGATCCGAGAATGATCCCCGGGAGAAGGCGTATCtgtcctcctcctccccccccaCCCCCGCTGTCACTGACAGCGGATAAAAATGACTGTCGCTTTTTTGCGTATTATTCGTTTCGCGCGGCATCGGGTGGGCGTCGCCGACGATAGGCTTATTCGTGCGCGTCATATTTTCAGGGGAGATCTACCACGACTCGTAAAGATACCTTCGAGGCCTAGTCCACATAGTATTCAGTAAGTCACCCCCGATACATAAAACCACTCGGTTTTCTCGATTGAATGTAGGATTGAGCCGCGCGCGGCGCATTAATAGCACCTTCCGCTCTTTCCGGGCTGCTCCTCGTTTCCTTATTATTATCGTGGAATATCAAGCCTCTCATTCTCcattgttgaaattttataataataacgagtAACAAAGATACAGTATTAATACACTGATGAGCATGATAAATTTTCGATCATACTCCaacaatttgaatatataaataagcgtAGCAAGTGTAGTAATCAATTTTGCAGATATTACTTCGTGAAAATTGtaagaatgtattttaattttcatcgaAATTTTACTGAATcatgaagatattttataagtgGACCTGATGTTATTGGAATGAACaagattcaataattaaatgtttattgcttcTCCGGAATTTGTAAATGAAGAATGAAGAGTGTTGTTTCTGAAAAAGCTggaataattctatttttgccTCTCTGGAATTACAACCGACGATTATAACGAGTCCGGCTTGAGATGCACGAAGTAAGAACGGTCCGAGCTATTAATGCATTCCGTCGTACCGCGCTCTGCTGTATCCTTGTATCAGATTTTGGCAAAACCCtcctatatataatatctatatatatataaatatataaatatatatatatatagatactatatacgtatatatttttcggtgtgtttgaaaactttttCGCACTTTCAAAGAAATCATTGCGTTTATGAGAAGTTCACCAAAATGTATGTAAAGCAGTATCATTGGTAATCGTGTTTGTATGACGATATTATACCCGCTCTTTGATCCTTCTCGATAAATATCTCTCTCAGTGTTTCTCTTCTGAATACTATCAAATATTATCGTACGTAGAGTGTCTCAAAGAAATTGCGTCGAGATTTCTCGTAAGTAAACTTCTGTTTCCTTGTCAGGAAGATAACGTCATTGACTTGTATTGTAATTTGAGACACTCTGTATAATTGCCTTGATGTCGATATTTTGTGTTGTCCGTATCAAGCTTACAATTCCTCTATgttcatttatatatgtgaTAACTCTGTGTAACACAATACACGCGTGATACTTGTCCAGCACATAAATTTGCACAGTTAACAATACATATATCTATTCCTTCTTccgttataatttatgtaatatttcgtAAGACTTTTTTGTCCAACAATTAAAAAGCTGCGTTACTCGAATGCGCGACAAGAGAACACAGATTCCGAGGCTTCAAACTCGACTTGAAAAAACACGAATCGTCCAGATTTATACAGGACGTCCCGTAATTATTCTGCTCAGCTACGAATCTTCCGGAATAGAATAGTTCCGGGACACCTCGCAGACACACGTATGTACGGAAACCTATTATTACCCTTCCTAGTCGTTGAATGAAAACCGCATGCATGTATCAACTGACGttgaagacaaaaaaaaaaaaagaaagacacAGAAATACATACACGCATACGCAACAGGCGCACGCAAAACGCGTGGTATCTTACCGAAAGCAAACGGTGAAAActaaatcatataataaagTTCCTGTTGTCAGGGATGCTGGCGCGACGGAAGTGGCGATTCGCCTTACGGACGACGTGTGCCCGTGGGAGGCCGCGCCGGGCCCGAGCACGGAACACGGAGGCGCGACGTCGGCGGACGCGACGACTTCTGGCGGGACAGCATCAGCTGATCAGACGCGACACGTGTGGGATAGCGGCGGCGGCAGTCACGCGATGACCGCCGAAGTCGTGCGTCTCTCCCGCAAGAATTCGGCGCAGCTGGACTCCTGCAGCTCGTCGTCGGACGTCAGCCTCGCCATCGCGGAGGTCTCCGAGCGGCTGCGGAAGTCGTGTAGCTTGCAGCATAGCAGTAGCATAGGTCGGTATATAATTCGGAGACGTTATTCGGACGTCGACCACAAATCACTTTATCAAAAAGACGAACGCGCTGTTATCCAAAAATTGTAGTAAAATAATCCACGGCAACGCGAATTCACTTTCAAACATTGAAAAAGATGTATTTCGCAAAATGCCGAATTTTACGTCGCGAATTTGCCGAGTTTTTCCTGTTCACTGACATtcgcgaaaaagaaaaacgtgtCTCTAAATATCACTCTGTGCTTTGGAATGCGTAGGTGCACCGATTTCAGGCCCCGTGATAACGCGAAACTATTCCACTTGTTCGGCGAGCGGTCGCATCAGACTCTCCGAGATGAGTCGCGCGTCCGTGTCGTCGTGCAACTATCCGTCGCCCCAGCAGTCATTCGAGTACTCTCACGCGGTGGTCGAAAAGGTGGAAGAGAGATCGTCCCTGGAGAAGATCGTACCCGAGGAAGAGGCGGAATCCGCCGTCGTCCGTGAAAGTCAGTCGAGTCCCAAGTGAGTTACCTCGTACGCTACATTCATTATGCTATATCTTAATACCCGGTACTTGGATGAAGAACGAAGCCTATTCCTGTCCGCCAGGACGTGCGCGAAGGCGCCCTTGATCAGCATTAGCGCGATCGTGGGCGATCTACCGAGCGACAACTCGACAATGGAGAACGGCGACGAGGAGAACGCGAGCGAAAGCTGCACGGCGAGAGACGCGACGGAGATCGTCGTCGAGGAGAAAACAAGGGGCGAGGATTCACGGGTGGACACCGGGGCGAACGTGTCCCCGGTAACCGAGGAAGCAgcggcaacgacgacgacgacgacgacggcggcgacgacgacggcgacgacgacgacggcgacgacgacgacggcgacgacgaccaCGGCAACggcgacgtcgacgtcgacgacgacgacgacgacgacgactgaGGAACCGTCGGAGGAGGCGCAGGTCGTGCCTGTCTGGGAGCCGGACACCCGACAGGAGGACCGAGCGACGTCGTCGACGGCAGCGCAGGCGGTGCCTCGGGAGAAGCGTGACAATAATGTTAACGAAGTATGCCCGTGGGAGGACGAGTAAGTACTCTGACCTGACCTGATCTGATCCGCTTACGCTTGCTGTCTCGCAATCATCTTCCTCGGGAATTGCTCTCTCCGTGTTTCACGTTAATCACGTTATCTCGTAATAATGTTCTCATTCGTACGGAGCTCACTGTTTGTTTCAGGGAGAACTGTAGAGTGGA
Above is a genomic segment from Linepithema humile isolate Giens D197 chromosome 6, Lhum_UNIL_v1.0, whole genome shotgun sequence containing:
- the LOC105673087 gene encoding regulator of G-protein signaling 9 isoform X6, translated to MEASKNQQQKEKEPRVHRPCAFDKMEGLVREMQDPESGVPVRSQKLFLTSIPSAFMGYDLIEWLIDRLAIEESEAVHIANQLCQYGYFFPVNDSKTLAVKDDSSLYRFQTPYYWPWQHRTPDNVEYAIYLAKRTLKNKQRHALEDYEVEAFNSLRKNLQNKWDIIQLQAEEQVRLAKERKKGDKIVSDSQERAFWRVYRPPPGCLSSLEVVPVPTRFRPGLPRPPSRKRTLTDLQREVALLRNSLTRTRIKVSTAVENLKSYFETYVKYDPMFAQPQPSNPWITDDHTFWQLNSPLVEVPTEKRVQRWALSMEELMSDPTGLQEFTNYLRKEYSHENIRFWLAVKDLRHSSQAQIPDKVNEIFREFLAPGAPCEINIDGKTMEKVHQEMKNPSRFTFDSAAEHVYTLLLKKDCYPRFIRSDQYRNLLAAGVQPLQKKRFFSFGGQVKKKVSSTSTPTSNTLANIGSGGGGKRRGSDRSLSGSAHELAICGVRDVATASRVPHSHSQSNLTDIPYRGDLPRLVKIPSRPSPHSIQDAGATEVAIRLTDDVCPWEAAPGPSTEHGGATSADATTSGGTASADQTRHVWDSGGGSHAMTAEVVRLSRKNSAQLDSCSSSSDVSLAIAEVSERLRKSCSLQHSSSIGAPISGPVITRNYSTCSASGRIRLSEMSRASVSSCNYPSPQQSFEYSHAVVEKVEERSSLEKIVPEEEAESAVVRESQSSPKTCAKAPLISISAIVGDLPSDNSTMENGDEENASESCTARDATEIVVEEKTRGEDSRVDTGANVSPVTEEAAATTTTTTTAATTTATTTTATTTTATTTTATATSTSTTTTTTTTEEPSEEAQVVPVWEPDTRQEDRATSSTAAQAVPREKRDNNVNEVCPWEDEENCRVDAPYVKTYATLGYL
- the LOC105673087 gene encoding regulator of G-protein signaling 9 isoform X5, with amino-acid sequence MEASKNQQQKEKEPRVHRPCAFDKMEGLVREMQDPESGVPVRSQKLFLTSIPSAFMGYDLIEWLIDRLAIEESEAVHIANQLCQYGYFFPVNDSKTLAVKDDSSLYRFQTPYYWPWQHRTPDNVEYAIYLAKRTLKNKQRHALEDYEVEAFNSLRKNLQNKWDIIQLQAEEQAQVRLAKERKKGDKIVSDSQERAFWRVYRPPPGCLSSLEVVPVPTRFRPGLPRPPSRKRTLTDLQREVALLRNSLTRTRIKVSTAVENLKSYFETYVKYDPMFAQPQPSNPWITDDHTFWQLNSPLVEVPTEKRVQRWALSMEELMSDPTGLQEFTNYLRKEYSHENIRFWLAVKDLRHSSQAQIPDKVNEIFREFLAPGAPCEINIDGKTMEKVHQEMKNPSRFTFDSAAEHVYTLLLKKDCYPRFIRSDQYRNLLAAGVQPLQKKRFFSFGGQVKKKVSSTSTPTSNTLANIGSGGGGKRRGSDRSLSGSAHELAICGVRDVATASRVPHSHSQSNLTDIPYRGDLPRLVKIPSRPSPHSIQDAGATEVAIRLTDDVCPWEAAPGPSTEHGGATSADATTSGGTASADQTRHVWDSGGGSHAMTAEVVRLSRKNSAQLDSCSSSSDVSLAIAEVSERLRKSCSLQHSSSIGAPISGPVITRNYSTCSASGRIRLSEMSRASVSSCNYPSPQQSFEYSHAVVEKVEERSSLEKIVPEEEAESAVVRESQSSPKTCAKAPLISISAIVGDLPSDNSTMENGDEENASESCTARDATEIVVEEKTRGEDSRVDTGANVSPVTEEAAATTTTTTTAATTTATTTTATTTTATTTTATATSTSTTTTTTTTEEPSEEAQVVPVWEPDTRQEDRATSSTAAQAVPREKRDNNVNEVCPWEDEENCRVDAPYVKTYATLGYL